One genomic segment of Stigmatopora argus isolate UIUO_Sarg chromosome 3, RoL_Sarg_1.0, whole genome shotgun sequence includes these proteins:
- the ambra1b gene encoding activating molecule in BECN1-regulated autophagy protein 1B, with translation MASVSRNSVRLLWRRERGWQTCGSQRLLHLLVEEKVRWMKWQSQKVELPDSPRSTFLLAFSPDRALMASTHVNHNIYITEVKTGKCLHSLVGHRRTPWCVTFHPTIPGLVASGCLDGEVRIWDLHGGSESWFTDGNVAVASLAFHPTAQLLLIATGNELHFWDWSRPEPFAAVKTASDAERVRLVRFDPLGHNLLTAIVNPSSNQQNDDEGEVPMDSVELPQPHFRQRSFLPQPVRRTPILHNFLHILSSRSGGSQSASEHASRPLAAEAAESPAAAPGRPAGGERGLPFLGCTRFLGMACACAQCSVGRGQASPPPEVPPAAAARAEPRPSAFTSLYYGGAEPAPGADWAGGPPGAGSDVPPPRTSSSSSLGLLAVLRQQEGSSHSPVYTSASDGRGFPQRGDGANTSSGHHPLWDGSRGSPASFRNVLQCNLSRYFLELERTQEAEPSPGGEPSNNNVSPEVAGPSASPPAASSPAALRYRAGPPPPPLPPEPASPSGAARGHLNRCRACHNLLTFNHDSQRWERSGQTSSADAPLPSAGGSPEPERRPAPTFPPALPASRTTEQAVGLVYNRDTAQWERVYRQAATARTPEALDQEMPVDPAPVDEDYLRRRLLESSLMSLSRYDTTGSREHPIYPDPARLSPAAYYAQRMIQYLSRRDSIRQRSPRYQQNRLRPTSSSSDGPPGGPGASADGADVDFDELDDNGERARHRAPRNARMTAPSLGRFVPRRFHLPEYLPYAGIFHHERGQPGLATHSSVNRVLAGASIGDGQSAVASNIANTTYRLQWWDFTKFDLPEISNASVNVLVPNCKIYNDASCDISADGQLLAVFVPSSQRGFPDEGILAIYSLAAHNLGETLYTKRFGPNAISVSLSPLGCYVMVGLASRRILLHPTTDHMVAQVFRLQHPHGGETSIRMVFNVVYPMAPDQRRHVSINSARWLPDPGMGLAYGTNKGDLVICRPVFYRGDGESPAECGAEPLFSVNNGGRARASDRPGPGRTGWRLDRDMGLMNAIGLRPRNPAPSVTTQGTQTPAVRLQNAETQTEISQAGASRPPPASPLPAIDDPLRSRDAAGLAGLAGLHGRASAEVSGDPGELPDGAASGEDALARIRRLIAEGGMTAVVQREQSTTTASMGGFGNNIVVSHRIHRGSQTGARSSGAGRVPGGPEPPAPDRAFHAGRREGASPPPGPPFPAPGDGFRGDPYGR, from the exons ATGGCGTCCGTTTCCAGGAACTCGGTGCGCCTGCTGTGGCGACGCGAGCGCGGCTGGCAGACGTGCGGCTCGCAGCGGCTGCTGCACTTGCTGGTGGAGGAGAAGGTGCGCTGGATGAAGTGGCAGAGTCAG AAAGTGGAGCTGCCCGACAGCCCCAGGTCCACCTTCCTGTTGGCCTTCAGCCCCGACCG GGCCCTGATGGCGTCCACGCACGTCAACCACAACATTTACATTACCGAAGTCAAGACCGGAAAGTGCCTCCATTCCCTGGTGGGCCACCGTCGGACCCCCTGGTGCGTGACTTTTCACCCCACCATCCCCGGCCTGGTGGCCTCCGGGTGCCTTGATGGCGAAGTTCGCATCTGGGACTTGCAC GGCGGCAGCGAGAGCTGGTTCACGGACGGCAACGTGGCGGTGGCCTCGCTGGCCTTCCACCCGACGGCGCAGCTGCTGCTCATCGCCACCGGCAACGAGCTGCATTTTTGGGACTGGAGCCGGCCGGAGCCCTTCGCCGCCGTCAAGACGGCCAGCGACGCCGAGCGCGTGCG GTTGGTGCGCTTCGACCCGCTGGGTCACAACCTGCTGACGGCCATCGTCAACCCTTCGTCCAATCAACAG AATGACGACGAGGGCGAGGTGCCCATGGACAGCGTGGAGCTGCCTCAGCCGCACTTCCGCCAGCGTTCCTTCTTGCCTCAACCCGTCCGCCGCACGCCCATACTGCACAACTTCCTGCACATCCTGTCGTCGCGCTCGGGTGGCTCGCAGAGTGCCAGCGAGCACGCCTCGCGGCCCCTGGCCGCCGAGGCGGCGGAATCGCCGGCGGCCGCGCCGGGCCGCCCGGCCGGGGGCGAGCGGGGGCTGCCCTTCCTGGGCTGCACCCGCTTCCTGGGCATGGCGTGCGCCTGCGCGCAATGCTCGGTCGGCCGAGGACAAGCGTCTCCGCCGCCGGAAGTCCCCCCCGCCGCCGCGGCCCGCGCGGAGCCCCGCCCCTCGGCCTTCACCTCGCTCTACTACGGCGGCGCGGAGCCGGCCCCCGGCGCCGACTGGGCCGGCGGCCCGCCGGGCGCGGGGTCCGACGTGCCGCCTCCCCGGacctcgtcgtcgtcctcgctCGGCCTCCTGGCGGTGTTGCGTCAGCAGGAGGGCTCTTCGCATTCGCCCGTCTACACCTCGGCCAGCGACGGGCGGGGCTTCCCCCAGCGGGGGGACGGTGCCAATACCAGCAGCGGGCACCACCCTTTATGGGACGGCTCCCGTGGGAGCCCCGCCTCCTTCCGGAACGTCTTACAGTGCAACCTCAGCCGCTACTTCCTGGAGCTGGAGCGCACGCAGGAGGCGGAGCCCTCGCCCGGCGGCGAGCCGTCCAACAATAACGTGAGCCCCGAGGTGGCCGGACCCTCCGCCTCGCCTCCCGCCGCCTCGTCTCCCGCCGCGCTCCGCTACCGAGCCGGGCCCCCTCCGCCTCCCCTCCCGCCCGAGCCGGCCTCCCCGTCCGGGGCCGCCCGCGGACACCTGAACCGCTGTCGGGCCTGTCACAACCTGCTGACCTTCAATCACGACTCTCAGCGCTGGGAGCGCAGCGGGCAGACATCCTCGGCCGACGCCCCGCTCCCGAGCGCCGGGGGGTCCCCGGAGCCCGAGCGACGGCCGGCTCCCACCTTCCCTCCGGCTTTGCCGGCCTCCCGGACCACCGAGCAGGCGGTGGGCCTGGTGTACAACCGGGACACGGCCCAGTGGGAAAGGGTGTACCGACAGGCCGCCACGGCCCGGACCCCCGAGGCCTTAGACCAGGAAATGCCTGTGGACCCCGCACCCGTGGACGAGGACTACCTCAGAAG GAGACTTCTGGAATCCTCTCTCATGTCGTTGTCTCGTTACGACACGACGGGATCCCGGGAGCACCCCATTTACCCCGATCCGGCCAG GCTGTCCCCCGCGGCCTACTACGCCCAGAGGATGATCCAGTACTTGTCCCGGCGAGACAGCATCCGTCAGCGCTCTCCCCGCTACCAGCAGAACCGCCTGCGGCCCACGTCTTCGTCCTCCGACGGTCCGCCGGGCGGCCCCGGGGCCTCGGCGGACGGCGCCGACGTGGACTTTGACGAGCTGGA CGATAACGGCGAGCGAGCGCGGCACAGGGCGCCCCGAAACGCCAGGATGACGGCGCCGTCGTTGGGTCGCTTCGTGCCCAG GCGCTTTCATCTCCCCGAGTACCTGCCGTACGCCGGAATCTTCCACCACGAGAGAGGCCAGCCGGGCTTGGCCACGCACTCGTCGGTCAACAGGGTGCTGGCCG GCGCGTCCATCGGTGACGGCCAGTCGGCGGTGGCCAGCAACATTGCCAACACCACGTACCGTCTGCAGTGGTGGGACTTCACCAAGTTCGACCTGCCCGAGATCAGCAACG CTTCCGTCAACGTGCTGGTGCCCAACTGCAAGATCTACAACGATGCCAGCTGCGACATTTCGGCCGACGGGCAGCTGCTGGCCGTCTTCGTCCCCAGCAGTCAGCGCGGTTTCCCCGACGAGGGCATCCTGGCCATCTACTCGCTGGCTGCCCACAACCTGGGCGAGACACTCTACACCAAAAGATTCG GTCCCAACGCCATTTCCGTCAGCTTGTCGCCGCTGGGCTGCTACGTGATGGTGGGCCTGGCTTCTCGCAGGATCCTGCTGCATCCCACCACCGACCACATGGTGGCGCAAGTCTTCCGGCTGCAGCATCCTCACGGAGGGGAGACCTCCATCAGG ATGGTGTTCAACGTGGTGTACCCCATGGCGCCGGACCAGCGCCGCCACGTCAGCATCAACTCGGCTCGCTGGCTTCCCGATCCGGGGATGGGTCTGGCCTACGGGACCAACAAGGGGGATCTGGTCATCTGTCGCCCCGT CTTCTATCGCGGCGACGGCGAAAGTCCAGCCGAGTGCGGTGCCGAGCCTTTGTTTTCTGTCAACAACGGAGGCCGGGCCCGGGCTTCCGATCGACCTGG GCCCGGTCGCACGGGATGGAGGTTGGACCGGGACATGGGCTTGATGAACGCCATCGGCCTGCGGCCCAGAAATCCGGCCCCTTCCGTCACGACGCAAGGCACGCAGACTCCCGCCGTCCGGCTGCAGAACGCCGAGACGCAAACGGAGATTTCCCAGGCCGGCGCCTCCCGCCCGCCTCCTG CGTCCCCTCTGCCGGCGATCGACGACCCTCTACGGTCTCGGGACGCGGCCGGTCTGGCCGGCCTGGCCGGCCTCCACGGTCGAGCTTCGGCCGAGGTCTCCGGCGACCCAG GCGAGCTTCCGGACGGGGCCGCCTCGGGCGAAGACGCCCTAGCTCGAATCCGCCGTCTGATTGCCGAGGGCGGCATGACGGCGGTGGTGCAGCGCGAACAGAGCACCACCACGGCGTCCATGGGGGGCTTCGGCAACAACATCGTGGTCAGCCACCGCATCCACCGCGGCTCGCAGACGGGCGCCAGGAGCTCCGGCGCCGGGAGGGTCCCCGGGGGGCCCGAGCCGCCGGCTCCCGACCGCGCTTTCCACGCGGGGAGGAGAGAAGGGGCCTCCCCGCCACCGGGACCCCCCTTTCCCGCCCCTGGCGACGGTTTTCGCGGCGACCCGTACGGAAGGTAG